AATAGGGTTATGCGTGTCGAGATCATACGATTCGCCACGAAATGCTAGACTCGTCGCGGCCGCGGACCGAACAGAATTCGATCAGCCCGTACCGGCGGGAGACGAACCCCGGACCGACGCTCGGCGAGAGCACGACGTGTGAACTGTGCGAACACGAGACACGGTGTTTCGACCGGTACGGCTTCACCGCGTGTCGGACCTGTCACCGGGACCTTCTGCCCGGCGAAGCCGTGTTCTGACCGCTGAGGTCAAAACGAGATGTGTGAGGTCGATCCCGGTTCGTCGCCGCCGGTGCCGCCGGCGTGCAGGAACGTGTAGTTGTCGTCGCTGAGGAACACCGCGCCGTCCTCGACGGCGACTTCGACGTCCGAGAGCTCGGTCCCGGCGGCGGGGCCGTTGTCGCAGCCGCCGTCGCAGGCGTCGAACAGCGACCCGTGGCGCGGGCAGATGATCTTCCCGTCGCGCATCGCCGCGCCGTCGCCGCGGTCGAACGCCTGCTCCTGGTGCGTGCAGGTGTTGGGCCAGGCGGCGATCCCCGGCTCCTCCTCGCACCGCACCAGGATGAGTTCGGTCTCGTTCGTGAAGGCGTCCTCCGCCGTGAAGAGATACGACCCGGACTCGGGCACGTCGCCGACGTCTGCGATCTTCGCGCCGTCTGTCATCTCCGACCCGTAGGGCGGGTCGCCGCAAAAGCGTGGCGTCCGCTCGGTGCCGCCTCGCTCCGCTACGCCCCGGTGACGATCTCGGCGACGCGGGACCGGTCGAAGAGGCGCTCGCTCGGCGGGATCTCGGGGTACGCCTCGCCGTCCGTGTACCCGGGCCACTCGCCGAAGACGTCGGGGTAGAGCTGCTTCGCCGTCATCTCGATCTGGAAGAGGTTCATCAGCGGCCCCTGGTAGCGCATCCCCTGGGCGTAGACGCGGTCGTTTTGCACGGCGGTCAGGTCGCTTCCGACGGGGTGCGAGCGGAGGCGATCGCGGACCGACGCCATCTCGTAACGGGGCGTCACTCCCCACAGGTGGAGGATGACGTCGGGGTCGGCCTCCGCCATCGTCTCGTAGCCGACCGAGCCCCAGAGCCCGTCCCAGGTCTCGCTCCCGAAGGCGTCGTTCGCGGCGAGCGGGCGCGTGTCGGCGAGCCAGTACCCCGGGCGATTCAGGTGGTAGGTCCAGAACTGCCCGTCGCCGAGGGTGACCCGCACGGCCGTCGGCCGCTCGGACTTCGGCGGGAGGTCCGCGCGGATCCGCGCGAGCAGGTCCTCGTGGACCGCGGCCAGTCGCTCGTAGCGCTCCCGCTCGCCGAACGCGTCGGC
This is a stretch of genomic DNA from Halobellus sp. MBLA0158. It encodes these proteins:
- a CDS encoding Rieske (2Fe-2S) protein, giving the protein MTDGAKIADVGDVPESGSYLFTAEDAFTNETELILVRCEEEPGIAAWPNTCTHQEQAFDRGDGAAMRDGKIICPRHGSLFDACDGGCDNGPAAGTELSDVEVAVEDGAVFLSDDNYTFLHAGGTGGDEPGSTSHISF